One window of Pectobacterium carotovorum genomic DNA carries:
- a CDS encoding type III secretion protein, with protein sequence MTSTELAAMLERWLNGGTPTLQLDIDGGAVALVRQSLGVACSAAIPLRALPDEPMLARALQLSDAAHAQFQDDTAILSLSPQDEQFWLWMRPDADDVMQLCRSLETLLNQRDVWLSLLTPRAKTPVSAPLNLNTLAFLQGERHA encoded by the coding sequence ATGACTTCAACTGAGTTGGCCGCGATGCTGGAGCGTTGGCTAAACGGCGGGACGCCGACGTTACAGTTGGACATTGACGGCGGCGCGGTGGCACTTGTGCGGCAGTCGTTGGGTGTAGCGTGCAGCGCGGCCATTCCGCTGCGCGCGTTGCCAGATGAACCGATGCTGGCGCGCGCATTACAGCTATCCGATGCCGCCCACGCCCAGTTTCAGGATGACACCGCCATACTGTCGCTTTCACCGCAGGATGAACAGTTCTGGCTCTGGATGCGGCCAGATGCCGATGATGTTATGCAACTGTGCCGCAGCCTGGAAACCTTACTTAACCAACGGGACGTCTGGCTGAGCCTGCTTACGCCGCGTGCGAAAACGCCCGTTTCCGCGCCACTGAATCTGAACACGCTGGCTTTTTTGCAAGGAGAACGACATGCGTAA
- a CDS encoding type III secretion protein HrpF, with protein sequence MSLNPIQRRLDAHLVDSQQQLDDIALNVAEGGASQADSYAFFEASMDYSNASWAVGQLLSVKHGLAKAIINDFN encoded by the coding sequence ATGTCCCTTAACCCCATTCAGCGTCGCCTTGACGCGCACCTGGTCGATTCGCAGCAACAGCTGGATGATATTGCGTTGAATGTTGCCGAAGGCGGAGCCAGTCAGGCAGACAGTTATGCCTTTTTTGAAGCTAGCATGGATTATTCCAACGCCAGCTGGGCGGTCGGGCAACTGTTGAGCGTGAAACACGGCTTGGCAAAGGCCATCATCAATGACTTCAACTGA
- the sctL gene encoding type III secretion system stator protein SctL → MLTTKTFATLPGASRDETVIIPAERVAAHRRSRTLWEEANAQAETIVAQAHDRARTLCEQAVEHAEAEFWQQANALLQGVRQDRMDLEKIMITQAGQLLRDALAQLLDKTPAPSRHHALLRQLLKQQQGESRGTLYCHPAQLADVQHWLDAHAHLEWRLASDDTLDSDAMKLITAHGVMSLSWRQATAQLIPPEYPAAM, encoded by the coding sequence ATGCTGACGACGAAGACGTTTGCGACATTACCCGGCGCGAGTCGGGATGAAACGGTGATTATTCCGGCGGAGCGCGTCGCGGCGCATCGTCGCAGTCGGACACTCTGGGAAGAGGCCAATGCGCAGGCCGAGACGATTGTGGCGCAGGCGCACGACCGTGCCCGAACGCTCTGTGAGCAGGCGGTGGAACACGCAGAAGCGGAATTCTGGCAGCAGGCAAACGCGCTATTACAGGGTGTTCGACAAGACCGAATGGATCTGGAAAAGATCATGATTACGCAAGCCGGACAGCTGCTGCGCGATGCGCTGGCGCAGTTGCTGGATAAAACGCCTGCACCGTCGCGTCATCACGCTTTATTACGGCAACTGCTGAAGCAACAGCAGGGAGAGAGCCGGGGAACGCTGTACTGCCATCCCGCCCAGCTTGCCGATGTGCAGCACTGGCTGGATGCCCATGCGCATCTTGAGTGGCGTCTCGCCAGCGATGACACGCTGGATAGCGATGCTATGAAGCTGATTACGGCGCATGGCGTGATGTCGCTGAGCTGGCGGCAGGCGACGGCGCAGCTCATTCCTCCTGAGTATCCCGCCGCGATGTGA
- a CDS encoding type III secretion protein: MTIQAQRQRHESGDLTPLAWLTWWVEDCLLQADPSWWVGKVRLPDSPLRRDWLHVNTVQLHRHFSLPSVLPPDPLASLMQMGALDTAQRETVLRLMARVCQPVRNPDRSDAEGIWCERLAKALRPGLWLPSAVTFSALSSTPTATSYQDALTLLRIRYGETCWPRLRLLFPRDWPGDWEHPCHVSTMSLPAARLNALCDALIWKASTPT, translated from the coding sequence ATGACCATACAAGCGCAACGCCAACGGCATGAGTCGGGCGACCTCACACCGCTTGCCTGGCTGACCTGGTGGGTAGAGGATTGCTTGTTACAAGCTGATCCCAGTTGGTGGGTCGGGAAGGTGAGGTTGCCCGACTCGCCGCTGCGCCGCGACTGGCTGCATGTGAACACGGTGCAGCTTCATCGTCATTTTTCTCTGCCGTCTGTGTTGCCGCCGGATCCGCTGGCTTCACTGATGCAAATGGGGGCGCTGGATACGGCGCAGCGGGAAACGGTATTGCGGCTGATGGCGCGGGTGTGTCAGCCCGTACGCAATCCTGATCGCTCGGACGCGGAAGGCATATGGTGCGAGCGGCTGGCAAAGGCGCTGCGGCCGGGCTTATGGCTACCGTCAGCGGTCACCTTTTCTGCCTTATCGTCGACGCCAACTGCCACGAGCTATCAGGATGCGCTGACGCTGCTGCGCATTCGCTATGGTGAAACGTGCTGGCCGCGTCTGCGGCTACTTTTTCCTCGCGATTGGCCCGGTGACTGGGAACATCCTTGCCATGTCTCGACGATGTCATTGCCCGCCGCCCGGCTGAATGCACTGTGCGATGCTCTGATTTGGAAGGCATCGACCCCCACATAA
- the sctJ gene encoding type III secretion inner membrane ring lipoprotein SctJ, translating into MKIDKRVFLLLIGLLTGCGEPIELNRGLSENDANEAISMLGRYQIGAEKRVDKTGVTLVIDAKNMERAVNILNAAGLPKQSRTNLGEVFQKSGVISTPLEERARYIYALSQEVEATLAQIDGVLVARVHVVLPERIAPGEPVQPASAAVFIKYRAELEPDGMEQRIRRMVASSIPGLSGKDDKELAIVFVPAEPYQDTIPVVTLGPFTLTPDEMRRWQWSTGLFGLMLAGLLGWCIGAPYLRQWQQKKAKEVSSP; encoded by the coding sequence ATGAAAATCGATAAGCGAGTGTTTCTTCTGCTGATCGGGCTATTGACCGGCTGCGGCGAGCCGATTGAGCTGAATCGTGGGCTGTCGGAGAACGATGCCAACGAAGCGATTTCGATGCTTGGCCGCTATCAGATCGGCGCGGAGAAACGGGTGGATAAAACTGGCGTCACGCTGGTGATCGATGCAAAAAACATGGAACGTGCCGTCAATATTCTGAATGCGGCGGGTTTACCGAAGCAATCGCGTACCAATCTGGGCGAGGTCTTTCAGAAAAGCGGTGTGATCTCGACGCCGCTGGAAGAGCGCGCCCGCTATATCTACGCTCTGTCGCAGGAAGTGGAGGCGACGCTGGCGCAGATCGACGGCGTGCTGGTGGCGCGGGTGCATGTGGTGCTGCCCGAACGTATTGCTCCCGGCGAGCCGGTTCAGCCAGCCTCGGCGGCGGTGTTTATCAAATACCGTGCCGAGCTGGAGCCCGATGGGATGGAGCAGCGCATCCGTCGTATGGTCGCCAGCAGCATTCCCGGTCTGTCTGGCAAGGATGATAAAGAACTGGCGATCGTCTTTGTTCCGGCAGAACCGTATCAGGACACGATCCCCGTGGTTACGCTGGGGCCGTTTACGCTCACGCCGGATGAGATGCGGCGCTGGCAGTGGAGCACTGGGCTATTTGGCCTAATGCTAGCTGGGCTATTAGGCTGGTGCATTGGTGCGCCTTACCTACGACAATGGCAGCAGAAAAAAGCGAAGGAAGTATCGTCACCATGA
- a CDS encoding EscI/YscI/HrpB family type III secretion system inner rod protein: MKINHATTLPLPGDAPLADNGTSFSSSATNQDVSWFSAALSSAPMTAESGNSQWLGALAEKSQGLNGVFKSAERDVSQSMRSNNPKDVLDATRTLSSFYLESLLSAKLVAKSVQSLEKLTNLQ; the protein is encoded by the coding sequence ATGAAAATCAACCACGCTACTACGCTGCCCCTGCCGGGGGATGCTCCGCTGGCGGACAACGGTACGTCTTTTTCCTCTTCCGCCACCAATCAGGATGTGTCCTGGTTTAGCGCGGCGCTGTCGTCAGCACCGATGACGGCAGAAAGCGGCAACAGCCAGTGGCTGGGCGCACTGGCGGAAAAATCTCAGGGATTGAACGGCGTTTTTAAATCCGCCGAACGCGATGTAAGCCAGTCGATGCGCTCCAATAATCCAAAGGATGTACTGGATGCGACCCGAACGCTGTCGTCGTTCTATCTGGAAAGTCTGCTGAGCGCCAAACTGGTGGCGAAAAGTGTACAAAGTCTGGAAAAACTCACCAACTTACAGTAG
- a CDS encoding Hrp pili protein HrpA, translated as MALGLSQVASQAASQTLDTAMAGSLTRAAGAQAQKIALDTENSILDGQMDSASKSLNSGQKAAKAIQF; from the coding sequence ATGGCTTTAGGACTTTCTCAGGTTGCATCTCAGGCGGCTTCTCAGACTCTGGATACCGCGATGGCCGGTTCTTTGACCCGTGCTGCGGGCGCTCAGGCACAGAAAATTGCGCTGGATACGGAAAACTCCATTCTGGATGGTCAGATGGATTCCGCGTCCAAATCACTGAACTCCGGGCAGAAAGCGGCGAAAGCCATCCAGTTCTGA
- a CDS encoding EAL domain-containing protein encodes MLTLTTNTGLWLRLVLISFGSALLALFIGQGILARLEQTQLLNYSQEVLKQGTDVAHEGRETINRVLTLGNTPCSSADLKELRLISFYSVYLRDIGRIKDNYLICSAGWGILNPPIYLLPPNLTTPDGVQLWTAMKDVIDPRITADMASLNGVVTITAAAAFRHFIQPPADYSAMLTTHNLDHVYQTFGNIDLPAFKKTQHQDNSWLAMGKRQTFFCASNVNICVLAQLDSAGILYRPWYIIALLFFVGALVGASFTLSYQLYDDRHHALPSQLKRAIKHQRFQVHYQPLISLPQRAIIGVEALARWKNERGENVSPEFFIGIAEKMGYSAELTRIITRQALHDMQPYLTQETPFLLSINLSVSDIISPDYHHFLQQMCDELGIDRTRIMLELTERSSTSHKTLADGLEALRHSGYKVALDDFGTGYSNLDYLSHLPFDMIKIDKIFVDAIGTGTVNAAMADLLFTLIKKLDVPVIIEGVETREQAAYILQQCPSAIMQGWYFSKAVALHDLPDIRHYLCPPIETV; translated from the coding sequence ATGCTCACCTTAACTACCAACACCGGATTGTGGCTCAGACTTGTTTTGATTTCATTTGGCAGCGCATTGCTGGCTCTGTTTATTGGGCAAGGGATTCTAGCTAGGCTGGAGCAAACACAACTGCTGAACTACAGCCAGGAAGTGCTCAAGCAGGGAACCGACGTCGCTCATGAAGGTCGGGAAACGATTAACCGAGTGCTGACGCTGGGTAACACCCCGTGCTCCAGTGCCGATCTGAAAGAATTGCGCCTGATCTCTTTTTATTCTGTTTATCTGCGGGATATTGGGCGTATCAAAGACAACTATCTTATCTGTTCAGCAGGCTGGGGAATCCTTAACCCACCGATTTATCTGCTGCCACCGAACCTGACGACCCCCGATGGCGTACAGCTGTGGACGGCAATGAAAGATGTGATTGACCCGCGAATTACCGCAGATATGGCAAGCCTCAACGGTGTGGTCACCATCACCGCCGCCGCCGCATTCCGCCATTTTATTCAGCCGCCCGCCGACTACAGCGCCATGTTGACAACGCATAATCTGGATCACGTCTATCAAACGTTTGGCAACATCGATCTCCCTGCATTCAAGAAGACGCAACATCAGGATAATTCATGGCTGGCCATGGGAAAACGGCAGACGTTTTTCTGCGCGTCGAATGTGAATATCTGTGTACTGGCTCAGTTGGATTCCGCAGGAATCCTATATCGTCCGTGGTATATCATCGCTTTGCTGTTTTTTGTCGGTGCGCTAGTCGGTGCCAGTTTTACGCTGTCCTATCAGCTCTACGACGATCGGCACCATGCTTTGCCATCACAGCTAAAACGTGCAATCAAACACCAGCGGTTTCAGGTGCATTATCAGCCGCTAATCAGCCTGCCACAGCGCGCCATTATTGGCGTAGAGGCGCTAGCGCGTTGGAAAAACGAGCGGGGTGAAAACGTATCGCCAGAGTTTTTCATCGGCATCGCAGAAAAAATGGGGTACTCAGCCGAGCTAACCCGCATCATTACGCGTCAGGCGCTGCATGATATGCAGCCGTACCTCACGCAGGAAACGCCTTTTCTTCTCAGCATTAACCTGTCCGTCTCCGACATTATTTCGCCCGATTATCATCACTTCCTACAGCAAATGTGTGACGAACTGGGGATAGACAGAACACGTATTATGTTGGAACTCACCGAGCGGTCGAGTACATCCCATAAGACGCTGGCAGACGGCCTTGAGGCCTTACGACATTCGGGCTATAAGGTCGCGCTTGATGATTTCGGCACGGGCTACTCCAACCTCGATTATCTGAGCCACTTACCGTTCGATATGATCAAGATCGACAAGATTTTTGTCGACGCCATCGGCACAGGCACGGTTAATGCCGCCATGGCCGATCTGTTATTTACTCTGATCAAAAAACTCGACGTCCCGGTGATCATCGAAGGGGTGGAAACGCGCGAGCAAGCCGCCTACATCCTGCAACAGTGCCCGTCGGCGATTATGCAAGGATGGTATTTCAGTAAGGCGGTGGCATTGCACGATTTACCGGACATCCGTCACTATCTGTGTCCGCCGATAGAAACGGTGTAG
- a CDS encoding sigma-54-dependent Fis family transcriptional regulator — protein MSYYYRQDRQHASSLAHSLSEHSPLAPSSLEKPSLEKARSSVDYFPPSSGHSTHTAEDIHSSLSPIINVIAPLNVDIVLEGETGTGKDTLANRIHQLSRCSGPLVAVNCAAVPENLAESELFGVVSGAYTGANRSRAGYLESADKGILFLDEIDSMPMTLQAKMLRVLESRGVKRLGSTQFTPVDMRVIVATQTPLLQLVEKGLFRRDLYFRLDTVKIQLPTLRSRSDLILPLFQRFSQEAAVRLKMTLPPMTADIDEQLLTHSWPGNIRELKAAADRWALGLSPLAEIQPLLHPRPLQLKDRLKRIEKFLIQDALRRHDHCIDDVIVELGIPKRTLYHRLKVLNVTAREMCSGGGEACQA, from the coding sequence ATGAGTTATTATTACCGTCAGGACAGACAGCACGCTTCTTCATTAGCGCATTCGTTATCAGAGCATTCACCATTAGCGCCTTCATCATTAGAAAAGCCCTCATTAGAAAAAGCTCGGTCATCAGTAGACTATTTCCCGCCATCGTCGGGACATTCCACACACACAGCAGAGGATATTCATTCATCGCTCTCGCCCATCATCAATGTTATTGCGCCTCTCAATGTCGATATCGTTCTCGAAGGTGAAACTGGCACAGGGAAAGACACACTGGCGAACCGCATTCATCAACTTTCTCGATGCAGTGGCCCTCTGGTCGCGGTGAACTGTGCGGCCGTGCCGGAAAATCTGGCTGAAAGCGAACTGTTTGGTGTGGTCTCGGGCGCTTATACCGGCGCAAATCGTTCCCGCGCTGGCTATCTGGAAAGTGCGGACAAGGGAATTCTGTTTCTGGATGAGATCGACAGTATGCCTATGACGCTGCAGGCCAAGATGCTGCGCGTGTTGGAAAGCCGTGGTGTAAAGCGACTGGGAAGCACCCAGTTCACGCCTGTTGATATGCGCGTGATTGTGGCGACGCAAACGCCGCTGCTGCAACTGGTGGAAAAAGGGCTGTTTCGCCGCGATCTTTATTTCCGTCTGGATACGGTAAAGATTCAACTGCCGACGCTGCGTTCCCGCAGCGATCTTATTCTGCCGCTATTTCAGCGTTTTAGTCAGGAAGCGGCAGTACGCCTGAAAATGACGCTGCCGCCGATGACGGCGGACATTGACGAACAGCTGCTGACCCACAGCTGGCCGGGCAATATCCGCGAGTTGAAAGCTGCGGCGGATCGCTGGGCGCTGGGGCTGTCGCCTTTGGCTGAAATTCAGCCGCTGCTGCACCCGCGTCCTTTGCAACTGAAAGACCGCTTAAAGCGGATTGAAAAATTTCTGATTCAGGATGCGCTGCGCCGCCACGACCACTGTATTGACGATGTGATCGTGGAACTGGGGATCCCCAAGCGGACGCTCTATCACCGCCTGAAAGTGCTGAACGTGACGGCGCGAGAAATGTGCTCAGGGGGCGGAGAAGCCTGTCAGGCATGA
- a CDS encoding response regulator transcription factor has protein sequence MGKPIRLMIADDHVIMREGLKQIFALDDSLSVVAEAGNGAQVLAQLRSVTPDLLLLDMSMPGISGEALISRVVAQYPRLPILVLSMYSEAQIAQHALKSGARGYITKDKDPEALLAAIRRVAQGARYIDHTIAEQLVFSNYAEGGRAEHDVLTAREHQIMIMFAQGMGINAIANELAISNKTVSTHKARLMEKMQFSTNVEIVKYVVSKKLIP, from the coding sequence ATGGGCAAACCAATACGTTTAATGATCGCCGACGATCACGTCATCATGCGGGAAGGGCTCAAGCAGATCTTTGCGTTGGATGACTCGCTGAGCGTCGTCGCCGAAGCGGGAAATGGCGCACAGGTGCTGGCGCAGCTGCGCAGCGTGACGCCCGATTTACTGCTGCTGGATATGTCGATGCCCGGTATCAGCGGTGAAGCGCTGATTTCACGCGTGGTGGCGCAATATCCGCGTCTGCCGATTCTGGTGCTCAGCATGTACAGCGAAGCGCAAATTGCGCAGCATGCGCTGAAGAGTGGTGCCAGAGGTTACATCACCAAAGATAAAGACCCGGAAGCGCTGCTAGCAGCGATCCGACGCGTGGCACAGGGCGCTCGCTATATCGACCACACGATTGCCGAGCAACTGGTGTTTTCCAACTACGCGGAGGGCGGCAGAGCCGAGCATGATGTGCTGACGGCCAGAGAGCACCAAATCATGATTATGTTTGCGCAGGGGATGGGCATCAACGCCATCGCCAATGAGTTGGCCATCAGCAACAAAACGGTCAGCACCCACAAGGCACGTCTGATGGAGAAAATGCAGTTCAGCACCAACGTGGAAATTGTGAAGTATGTCGTTAGCAAGAAGCTGATTCCCTAG
- a CDS encoding PAS domain S-box protein, producing MMFTQPFRSDEKTKAPELELVDFAFGRIKDAIYIVNEDQRFCYVNEAASQTLGYSITEFMHLSVADIDPDWVAEHSSPDWFQKYASGVGTTFETRHLTRNGMAIPVEVNLTHFQHRGRSYNMCVVRDIRERRHIEQLAYAREQEFRALVENTPDLIIRFDANLNCLYANPASLKHLDFTIEQLRGRMITELMPGVGCAIRMEQLVRLVVDTRSSAEGEVMEELGRGEQRHHHIHHIRCVPEFDQHGALVSILTVGRDITAIRYAEKKLADSHMQLRLLARQREISREEERKHIAQEIHDELGQHLTTIRMSLSLMRMCFAKENPEMQAHLQKLMQLADQTIQVVRNVSTRLRPNVLNMGLTPALEWLCDEFNRHYSATCLLRTLGEPLALNDESTTAAFRVAQESLTNVARYAAATQVIITLDNQPDCVVLCTKDNGKGFDSRAKNKNAFGLMSMKERGRMLGGEVVIESAPGKGTLVQLTFPKNGYTR from the coding sequence ATGATGTTCACCCAACCCTTTCGTTCCGATGAGAAAACCAAAGCCCCCGAGCTTGAACTGGTGGATTTTGCATTTGGCCGCATCAAGGACGCGATTTATATCGTCAATGAAGATCAGCGTTTTTGTTACGTCAATGAAGCAGCCAGCCAGACGCTGGGCTACAGCATTACGGAATTTATGCATTTGAGCGTTGCCGATATCGATCCCGACTGGGTCGCTGAGCATAGCTCGCCCGACTGGTTTCAGAAGTACGCATCGGGCGTCGGCACCACGTTTGAAACCAGGCACCTTACCCGCAATGGCATGGCGATTCCGGTCGAGGTCAATCTCACGCATTTCCAACACAGAGGACGTAGCTACAACATGTGTGTAGTCAGAGATATCAGGGAACGTAGACATATTGAACAGTTGGCTTACGCGCGAGAACAGGAATTTCGCGCGCTGGTTGAGAACACGCCGGATTTGATTATCCGCTTCGATGCCAACCTGAATTGCCTGTACGCCAACCCCGCCAGTCTGAAACATCTGGATTTCACCATAGAGCAACTTCGGGGTCGTATGATTACGGAACTGATGCCCGGTGTGGGCTGTGCGATCCGCATGGAACAGCTGGTGCGGCTGGTTGTCGATACCCGCAGCAGTGCGGAAGGCGAAGTCATGGAAGAACTGGGGAGAGGTGAGCAACGGCATCACCATATTCACCATATTCGCTGCGTGCCCGAGTTCGATCAGCACGGCGCGCTGGTGTCCATTCTGACCGTCGGACGGGACATTACGGCGATTCGCTATGCGGAGAAGAAACTGGCCGATTCGCACATGCAACTACGTTTATTGGCGCGCCAGCGTGAGATTTCACGCGAAGAAGAGCGTAAGCATATCGCTCAGGAAATTCACGATGAGCTGGGGCAGCACCTGACCACGATTCGCATGAGCCTGTCGCTCATGCGTATGTGTTTTGCCAAGGAAAACCCAGAGATGCAGGCGCATTTGCAAAAGCTGATGCAGCTGGCGGACCAAACGATCCAGGTGGTGCGCAACGTTTCGACCCGGCTCAGGCCGAATGTACTGAATATGGGGCTGACGCCTGCACTGGAATGGCTGTGCGACGAATTTAACCGGCATTACAGCGCAACCTGTCTGCTGCGAACGTTGGGAGAACCGTTGGCGCTTAATGACGAAAGCACCACGGCGGCCTTCCGCGTCGCGCAGGAGTCGTTGACTAACGTGGCGCGCTACGCCGCCGCCACACAGGTAATCATTACGCTGGATAACCAGCCGGACTGCGTGGTGCTGTGCACCAAGGACAACGGCAAAGGTTTTGATTCTCGCGCTAAAAATAAAAATGCCTTTGGACTCATGAGCATGAAAGAGCGTGGACGGATGCTGGGAGGTGAAGTGGTTATTGAAAGCGCGCCCGGCAAAGGCACGTTGGTGCAGCTAACGTTTCCTAAAAATGGCTATACCCGCTAA
- a CDS encoding RNA polymerase sigma factor, translated as MEMSTLKHIEQTPSLYPALSVDWEQVFRQHGKKLHNFIRKRVSNRDDVEDLQQMTYLEVLKHQDKFAGASRPETWVFGIALNLVRNYFKQARQRAQEMGDEMLEHIAIDLDPGAITESQRALKRAMDAIVSLPEDTRQMLMQLLDTDASYQDLALQLEIPIGTVRSRLSRARSVIRQAVES; from the coding sequence ATGGAAATGTCTACCCTGAAACACATCGAACAGACCCCTTCGCTTTACCCAGCGTTATCTGTCGATTGGGAACAGGTGTTTCGTCAACACGGAAAGAAATTGCATAACTTTATCCGCAAGCGCGTCAGCAACCGTGACGACGTGGAGGATTTACAGCAAATGACCTATCTGGAAGTGCTCAAACATCAGGATAAATTTGCGGGAGCATCGCGGCCGGAAACGTGGGTATTCGGTATTGCCCTCAACCTGGTTCGCAATTATTTCAAGCAGGCACGCCAGCGCGCTCAGGAAATGGGCGATGAGATGCTGGAACATATCGCGATAGATCTCGATCCCGGCGCTATCACCGAAAGCCAGCGGGCATTGAAACGCGCGATGGATGCCATCGTCTCACTGCCTGAAGATACCCGTCAGATGCTGATGCAATTGCTGGATACCGATGCCAGCTATCAGGATCTCGCGTTGCAGTTGGAGATCCCGATCGGTACGGTGCGGTCGCGGCTGTCTCGTGCCCGAAGTGTGATTCGTCAGGCCGTAGAATCCTGA
- the sctW gene encoding type III secretion system gatekeeper subunit SctW, with protein MIKMPTVLPPNSALPRPVVVDDDPVPQAAVQQTSSHHASPGSPLSTSMEEVAMAFGEQAERRSKSLNRRHIAQQPDARATANVERIEKLTELFRMLENPSQSTLDQQLSRLRDLLMQQGSPSLEAVLEAAGNDPARGDILLRHIQQQSPQQPELTAAAESALQQLHQEKGPEVRAGLNTATAIALFSTQPEQKQAMRELYYQKIVHQQSASALLDSLLERFDAATFSIGLRTLQRALAADIASLTPSISKAVLSKMLSNLNDSRHLSHTLSSSQTLLTRLANKVPAFTLGAVELTRRLIGLSANGAYARDLHNLGREVAGTQVQHQAMFFSALLPLVSDLPHPLWRDSKNRQTAIQLIRGMIGDIAQYEKQQAKSTQHDELTQRDTASRHKQDARDSDKEQP; from the coding sequence ATGATCAAAATGCCGACTGTCCTTCCCCCCAACAGCGCCCTGCCGCGCCCAGTCGTCGTGGATGACGATCCCGTGCCACAGGCCGCGGTGCAGCAGACAAGTTCTCACCATGCTTCCCCCGGTTCGCCGTTATCCACCTCGATGGAGGAAGTGGCGATGGCATTTGGCGAGCAAGCTGAGCGAAGAAGCAAATCGCTGAATCGGCGCCACATCGCCCAGCAACCGGACGCGCGCGCGACCGCCAATGTCGAACGGATTGAGAAACTGACCGAATTGTTCAGGATGCTGGAAAATCCGTCGCAAAGTACGCTCGATCAGCAACTGAGCCGCCTGCGCGATCTGCTGATGCAGCAAGGTTCGCCGTCGCTTGAAGCGGTGCTGGAAGCCGCAGGCAACGATCCGGCGCGTGGGGATATCCTGCTGCGCCACATCCAGCAGCAGTCTCCCCAACAGCCCGAGCTGACGGCGGCGGCAGAAAGTGCGCTACAGCAGTTGCATCAGGAGAAAGGGCCGGAAGTCCGAGCCGGTTTGAATACGGCAACGGCCATTGCGCTGTTCAGCACTCAGCCGGAACAAAAACAGGCGATGCGCGAGCTGTACTACCAAAAAATCGTACATCAGCAGTCGGCCAGCGCGCTGCTGGATTCCCTGCTGGAACGCTTTGACGCCGCGACCTTTTCCATTGGGCTGCGCACGTTGCAGCGGGCGCTGGCGGCGGATATTGCCTCGCTGACGCCGTCGATTTCGAAAGCCGTACTCAGCAAAATGCTGAGCAACCTCAACGATTCCCGCCACCTGAGCCATACGCTGTCATCCAGCCAGACGCTGCTCACTCGGCTAGCGAACAAAGTGCCCGCCTTTACGCTCGGTGCCGTGGAGCTAACCCGCCGCCTGATTGGCCTGAGCGCCAACGGTGCCTATGCCCGCGACCTGCATAATCTCGGGCGGGAAGTGGCCGGTACGCAGGTGCAACATCAGGCGATGTTTTTCAGCGCCCTGCTACCGCTCGTCAGCGACCTGCCGCATCCGCTGTGGCGAGACAGTAAAAACCGGCAAACGGCGATCCAACTGATACGCGGCATGATTGGCGATATCGCTCAATATGAAAAACAGCAGGCCAAAAGCACTCAGCATGATGAACTGACGCAGCGTGATACCGCATCGCGGCACAAACAGGATGCACGCGACTCGGATAAGGAGCAGCCATGA